One window of the Populus nigra chromosome 4, ddPopNigr1.1, whole genome shotgun sequence genome contains the following:
- the LOC133691407 gene encoding zinc finger CCCH domain-containing protein 18-like isoform X1: MDFSESTKVVYNRIQVIEPEFVGKIIGYILLQNHGEREMIRLAFSPDNLIYAMICKAKSDLGLNKIPDLNLISPSQVNPSPVSDVPQQFIPNTTVSSQPIFSPVKVRTAGSFRDAQLTGDLQQTHNLDFAPPGYSEMVPEDYRIQNQMQFLALDDPIELVNSDFSSSYIYPEPALSPRTSRRSPSLPEFPVKICHYFIKGFCKHGNNCRYFHGHPMPESFSQIFSSNLNEIANEECVVSPGSFEKLELELTELLKSRRGVPVSIASLPMMYYEMYGRTLQAEGYLTESQRHGKAGYSLTKLLARLKNSIRLIDSFIVWDRPHGQHSVILAEDVQKYLEYAGERNDPGGIVAGSRQIYLTFPAESTFTEQDVSNYFSNFGPVQDVRIPCQQKRMFGFVTFVFAETVKKILAKGNPHHVCGARVLVKPYREKSRLIDSRKYSEKMQHPIYHSHHFMDGDSELHSARRVCDNSKSLRKQLMEEHEQEVELERRRLSEFHFAPKPLNRHSFLGHSMDELKLSGEQAEFSSAEHFNYWFDVLNNGSTSEEKHRHTRTSCSDQDSNQGVNLPESPFASAIGSGISTVI, from the exons ATGGATTTTTCGGAGTCCACAAAAGTTGTGTACAATAGAATTCAGGTGATTGAGCCTGAATTCGTTGGTAAGATCATTGGGTATATTCTGTTACAAAACCATGGTGAACGAGAAATGATCCGGCTGGCCTTTAGCCCTGATAATTTGATCTATGCTATGATATGCAAAGCCAAATCTGATCTGGGGCTAAACAAAATACCAGATCTAAATCTAATTTCGCCTTCTCAGGTGAACCCGTCACCTGTTTCAGATGTTCCACAGCAATTCATTCCTAACACCACAGTTTCATCACAACCAATTTTCTCTCCAGTAAAGGTTAGGACTGCAGGTTCTTTCCGGGATGCTCAACTGACTGGTGACCTGCAACAGACACACAACTTGGATTTTGCTCCACCAGGGTACTCAGAAATGGTTCCTGAAGATTATCGGATTCAAAACCAAATGCAGTTCCTTGCTTTGGATGATCCGATAGAGCTTGTTAATTCTGACTTTTCTAGCAGTTACATCTACCCAGAACCTGCATTAAGTCCTAGGACTAGCAGAAGGTCTCCAAGCTTGCCTGAATTTCCTGTTAAGATTTGCCATTACTTCATTAAGGGGTTCTGCAAACATGGAAACAACTGTAGGTATTTCCATGGCCATCCCATGCCAGAAAGCTTTTCTCAGATTTTCAGTTCAAATTTGAATGAGATTGCAAACGAAGAATGTGTTGTCTCACCTGGCTCTTTTGAAAAGCTTGAATTGGAGCTCACCGAGCTTTTGAAATCAAGAAGAGGGGTGCCAGTTTCGATTGCCTCTTTACCAATGATGTATTATGAGATGTATGGGAGGACGCTGCAGGCGGAAGGGTATCTTACGGAGAGCCAGAGACATGGGAAGGCAGGTTATAGTCTAACAAAGCTCCTAGCTCGATTGAAGAACAGCATTCGTCTCATTGACAG ttttattgttTGGGACAGGCCTCATGGGCAGCATTCAGTGATTTTGGCAGAAGACGTCCAAAAATACTTGGAGTATGCTGGTGAGAGAAACGATCCTGGTGGAATCGTTGCTGGTTCTAGACAGATCTATCTTACCTTTCCAGCTGAGAGTACCTTTACAGAGCAAGATGTCTCTAACTATTTTAG CAACTTTGGGCCTGTTCAAGATGTTAGGATTCCATGCCAACAGAAGAGGATGTTTGGATTTGTGACTTTTGTTTTTGCAGAGACTGTTAAGAAAATATTAGCAAAGGGGAATCCTCATCATGTCTGCGGGGCTCGTGTTCTTGTGAAACCCTACAGGGAAAAATCAAGGCTTATTGACAG CAGGAAGTACAGCGAGAAAATGCAGCACCCTATCTATCACAGCCATCACTTTATGGATGGAGATTCCGAGCTTCACTCAG CGCGGAGAGTTTGTGATAATTCAAAATCACTCAGGAAGCAGCTCATGGAGGAACATGAGCAGGAAGTTGAACTTGAGAGAAGGCGTCTCTCAGAGTTTCATTTTGCTCCTAAACCCTTGAATCGTCACTCTTTCCTCGGCCACTCTATGGATGAGTTGAAGCTCTCAGGAG AACAAGCAGAGTTTTCGTCCGCGGAGCATTTCAATTACTGGTTTGATGTTTTGAATAATGGTTCCACAAGTGAGGAAAAGCATAGGCATACAAGGACCAGTTGCAGTGACCAGGATAG CAACCAAGGAGTTAATCTTCCTGAGAGCCCGTTTGCATCTGCAATAGGGAGTGGCATTTCGACAGTTATATAG
- the LOC133691407 gene encoding zinc finger CCCH domain-containing protein 18-like isoform X3 yields MDFSESTKVVYNRIQVIEPEFVGKIIGYILLQNHGEREMIRLAFSPDNLIYAMICKAKSDLGLNKIPDLNLISPSQVNPSPVSDVPQQFIPNTTVSSQPIFSPVKVRTAGSFRDAQLTGDLQQTHNLDFAPPGYSEMVPEDYRIQNQMQFLALDDPIELVNSDFSSSYIYPEPALSPRTSRRSPSLPEFPVKICHYFIKGFCKHGNNCRYFHGHPMPESFSQIFSSNLNEIANEECVVSPGSFEKLELELTELLKSRRGVPVSIASLPMMYYEMYGRTLQAEGYLTESQRHGKAGYSLTKLLARLKNSIRLIDRPHGQHSVILAEDVQKYLEYAGERNDPGGIVAGSRQIYLTFPAESTFTEQDVSNYFSNFGPVQDVRIPCQQKRMFGFVTFVFAETVKKILAKGNPHHVCGARVLVKPYREKSRLIDSRKYSEKMQHPIYHSHHFMDGDSELHSARRVCDNSKSLRKQLMEEHEQEVELERRRLSEFHFAPKPLNRHSFLGHSMDELKLSGEQAEFSSAEHFNYWFDVLNNGSTSEEKHRHTRTSCSDQDSNQGVNLPESPFASAIGSGISTVI; encoded by the exons ATGGATTTTTCGGAGTCCACAAAAGTTGTGTACAATAGAATTCAGGTGATTGAGCCTGAATTCGTTGGTAAGATCATTGGGTATATTCTGTTACAAAACCATGGTGAACGAGAAATGATCCGGCTGGCCTTTAGCCCTGATAATTTGATCTATGCTATGATATGCAAAGCCAAATCTGATCTGGGGCTAAACAAAATACCAGATCTAAATCTAATTTCGCCTTCTCAGGTGAACCCGTCACCTGTTTCAGATGTTCCACAGCAATTCATTCCTAACACCACAGTTTCATCACAACCAATTTTCTCTCCAGTAAAGGTTAGGACTGCAGGTTCTTTCCGGGATGCTCAACTGACTGGTGACCTGCAACAGACACACAACTTGGATTTTGCTCCACCAGGGTACTCAGAAATGGTTCCTGAAGATTATCGGATTCAAAACCAAATGCAGTTCCTTGCTTTGGATGATCCGATAGAGCTTGTTAATTCTGACTTTTCTAGCAGTTACATCTACCCAGAACCTGCATTAAGTCCTAGGACTAGCAGAAGGTCTCCAAGCTTGCCTGAATTTCCTGTTAAGATTTGCCATTACTTCATTAAGGGGTTCTGCAAACATGGAAACAACTGTAGGTATTTCCATGGCCATCCCATGCCAGAAAGCTTTTCTCAGATTTTCAGTTCAAATTTGAATGAGATTGCAAACGAAGAATGTGTTGTCTCACCTGGCTCTTTTGAAAAGCTTGAATTGGAGCTCACCGAGCTTTTGAAATCAAGAAGAGGGGTGCCAGTTTCGATTGCCTCTTTACCAATGATGTATTATGAGATGTATGGGAGGACGCTGCAGGCGGAAGGGTATCTTACGGAGAGCCAGAGACATGGGAAGGCAGGTTATAGTCTAACAAAGCTCCTAGCTCGATTGAAGAACAGCATTCGTCTCATTGACAG GCCTCATGGGCAGCATTCAGTGATTTTGGCAGAAGACGTCCAAAAATACTTGGAGTATGCTGGTGAGAGAAACGATCCTGGTGGAATCGTTGCTGGTTCTAGACAGATCTATCTTACCTTTCCAGCTGAGAGTACCTTTACAGAGCAAGATGTCTCTAACTATTTTAG CAACTTTGGGCCTGTTCAAGATGTTAGGATTCCATGCCAACAGAAGAGGATGTTTGGATTTGTGACTTTTGTTTTTGCAGAGACTGTTAAGAAAATATTAGCAAAGGGGAATCCTCATCATGTCTGCGGGGCTCGTGTTCTTGTGAAACCCTACAGGGAAAAATCAAGGCTTATTGACAG CAGGAAGTACAGCGAGAAAATGCAGCACCCTATCTATCACAGCCATCACTTTATGGATGGAGATTCCGAGCTTCACTCAG CGCGGAGAGTTTGTGATAATTCAAAATCACTCAGGAAGCAGCTCATGGAGGAACATGAGCAGGAAGTTGAACTTGAGAGAAGGCGTCTCTCAGAGTTTCATTTTGCTCCTAAACCCTTGAATCGTCACTCTTTCCTCGGCCACTCTATGGATGAGTTGAAGCTCTCAGGAG AACAAGCAGAGTTTTCGTCCGCGGAGCATTTCAATTACTGGTTTGATGTTTTGAATAATGGTTCCACAAGTGAGGAAAAGCATAGGCATACAAGGACCAGTTGCAGTGACCAGGATAG CAACCAAGGAGTTAATCTTCCTGAGAGCCCGTTTGCATCTGCAATAGGGAGTGGCATTTCGACAGTTATATAG
- the LOC133691407 gene encoding zinc finger CCCH domain-containing protein 18-like isoform X2 — MDFSESTKVVYNRIQVIEPEFVGKIIGYILLQNHGEREMIRLAFSPDNLIYAMICKAKSDLGLNKIPDLNLISPSQVNPSPVSDVPQQFIPNTTVSSQPIFSPVKVRTAGSFRDAQLTGDLQQTHNLDFAPPGYSEMVPEDYRIQNQMQFLALDDPIELVNSDFSSSYIYPEPALSPRTSRRSPSLPEFPVKICHYFIKGFCKHGNNCRYFHGHPMPESFSQIFSSNLNEIANEECVVSPGSFEKLELELTELLKSRRGVPVSIASLPMMYYEMYGRTLQAEGYLTESQRHGKAGYSLTKLLARLKNSIRLIDSFIVWDRPHGQHSVILAEDVQKYLEYAGERNDPGGIVAGSRQIYLTFPAESTFTEQDVSNYFSNFGPVQDVRIPCQQKRMFGFVTFVFAETVKKILAKGNPHHVCGARVLVKPYREKSRLIDRKYSEKMQHPIYHSHHFMDGDSELHSARRVCDNSKSLRKQLMEEHEQEVELERRRLSEFHFAPKPLNRHSFLGHSMDELKLSGEQAEFSSAEHFNYWFDVLNNGSTSEEKHRHTRTSCSDQDSNQGVNLPESPFASAIGSGISTVI; from the exons ATGGATTTTTCGGAGTCCACAAAAGTTGTGTACAATAGAATTCAGGTGATTGAGCCTGAATTCGTTGGTAAGATCATTGGGTATATTCTGTTACAAAACCATGGTGAACGAGAAATGATCCGGCTGGCCTTTAGCCCTGATAATTTGATCTATGCTATGATATGCAAAGCCAAATCTGATCTGGGGCTAAACAAAATACCAGATCTAAATCTAATTTCGCCTTCTCAGGTGAACCCGTCACCTGTTTCAGATGTTCCACAGCAATTCATTCCTAACACCACAGTTTCATCACAACCAATTTTCTCTCCAGTAAAGGTTAGGACTGCAGGTTCTTTCCGGGATGCTCAACTGACTGGTGACCTGCAACAGACACACAACTTGGATTTTGCTCCACCAGGGTACTCAGAAATGGTTCCTGAAGATTATCGGATTCAAAACCAAATGCAGTTCCTTGCTTTGGATGATCCGATAGAGCTTGTTAATTCTGACTTTTCTAGCAGTTACATCTACCCAGAACCTGCATTAAGTCCTAGGACTAGCAGAAGGTCTCCAAGCTTGCCTGAATTTCCTGTTAAGATTTGCCATTACTTCATTAAGGGGTTCTGCAAACATGGAAACAACTGTAGGTATTTCCATGGCCATCCCATGCCAGAAAGCTTTTCTCAGATTTTCAGTTCAAATTTGAATGAGATTGCAAACGAAGAATGTGTTGTCTCACCTGGCTCTTTTGAAAAGCTTGAATTGGAGCTCACCGAGCTTTTGAAATCAAGAAGAGGGGTGCCAGTTTCGATTGCCTCTTTACCAATGATGTATTATGAGATGTATGGGAGGACGCTGCAGGCGGAAGGGTATCTTACGGAGAGCCAGAGACATGGGAAGGCAGGTTATAGTCTAACAAAGCTCCTAGCTCGATTGAAGAACAGCATTCGTCTCATTGACAG ttttattgttTGGGACAGGCCTCATGGGCAGCATTCAGTGATTTTGGCAGAAGACGTCCAAAAATACTTGGAGTATGCTGGTGAGAGAAACGATCCTGGTGGAATCGTTGCTGGTTCTAGACAGATCTATCTTACCTTTCCAGCTGAGAGTACCTTTACAGAGCAAGATGTCTCTAACTATTTTAG CAACTTTGGGCCTGTTCAAGATGTTAGGATTCCATGCCAACAGAAGAGGATGTTTGGATTTGTGACTTTTGTTTTTGCAGAGACTGTTAAGAAAATATTAGCAAAGGGGAATCCTCATCATGTCTGCGGGGCTCGTGTTCTTGTGAAACCCTACAGGGAAAAATCAAGGCTTATTGACAG GAAGTACAGCGAGAAAATGCAGCACCCTATCTATCACAGCCATCACTTTATGGATGGAGATTCCGAGCTTCACTCAG CGCGGAGAGTTTGTGATAATTCAAAATCACTCAGGAAGCAGCTCATGGAGGAACATGAGCAGGAAGTTGAACTTGAGAGAAGGCGTCTCTCAGAGTTTCATTTTGCTCCTAAACCCTTGAATCGTCACTCTTTCCTCGGCCACTCTATGGATGAGTTGAAGCTCTCAGGAG AACAAGCAGAGTTTTCGTCCGCGGAGCATTTCAATTACTGGTTTGATGTTTTGAATAATGGTTCCACAAGTGAGGAAAAGCATAGGCATACAAGGACCAGTTGCAGTGACCAGGATAG CAACCAAGGAGTTAATCTTCCTGAGAGCCCGTTTGCATCTGCAATAGGGAGTGGCATTTCGACAGTTATATAG
- the LOC133691407 gene encoding zinc finger CCCH domain-containing protein 18-like isoform X4: MDFSESTKVVYNRIQVIEPEFVGKIIGYILLQNHGEREMIRLAFSPDNLIYAMICKAKSDLGLNKIPDLNLISPSQVNPSPVSDVPQQFIPNTTVSSQPIFSPVKVRTAGSFRDAQLTGDLQQTHNLDFAPPGYSEMVPEDYRIQNQMQFLALDDPIELVNSDFSSSYIYPEPALSPRTSRRSPSLPEFPVKICHYFIKGFCKHGNNCRYFHGHPMPESFSQIFSSNLNEIANEECVVSPGSFEKLELELTELLKSRRGVPVSIASLPMMYYEMYGRTLQAEGYLTESQRHGKAGYSLTKLLARLKNSIRLIDRPHGQHSVILAEDVQKYLEYAGERNDPGGIVAGSRQIYLTFPAESTFTEQDVSNYFSNFGPVQDVRIPCQQKRMFGFVTFVFAETVKKILAKGNPHHVCGARVLVKPYREKSRLIDRKYSEKMQHPIYHSHHFMDGDSELHSARRVCDNSKSLRKQLMEEHEQEVELERRRLSEFHFAPKPLNRHSFLGHSMDELKLSGEQAEFSSAEHFNYWFDVLNNGSTSEEKHRHTRTSCSDQDSNQGVNLPESPFASAIGSGISTVI, translated from the exons ATGGATTTTTCGGAGTCCACAAAAGTTGTGTACAATAGAATTCAGGTGATTGAGCCTGAATTCGTTGGTAAGATCATTGGGTATATTCTGTTACAAAACCATGGTGAACGAGAAATGATCCGGCTGGCCTTTAGCCCTGATAATTTGATCTATGCTATGATATGCAAAGCCAAATCTGATCTGGGGCTAAACAAAATACCAGATCTAAATCTAATTTCGCCTTCTCAGGTGAACCCGTCACCTGTTTCAGATGTTCCACAGCAATTCATTCCTAACACCACAGTTTCATCACAACCAATTTTCTCTCCAGTAAAGGTTAGGACTGCAGGTTCTTTCCGGGATGCTCAACTGACTGGTGACCTGCAACAGACACACAACTTGGATTTTGCTCCACCAGGGTACTCAGAAATGGTTCCTGAAGATTATCGGATTCAAAACCAAATGCAGTTCCTTGCTTTGGATGATCCGATAGAGCTTGTTAATTCTGACTTTTCTAGCAGTTACATCTACCCAGAACCTGCATTAAGTCCTAGGACTAGCAGAAGGTCTCCAAGCTTGCCTGAATTTCCTGTTAAGATTTGCCATTACTTCATTAAGGGGTTCTGCAAACATGGAAACAACTGTAGGTATTTCCATGGCCATCCCATGCCAGAAAGCTTTTCTCAGATTTTCAGTTCAAATTTGAATGAGATTGCAAACGAAGAATGTGTTGTCTCACCTGGCTCTTTTGAAAAGCTTGAATTGGAGCTCACCGAGCTTTTGAAATCAAGAAGAGGGGTGCCAGTTTCGATTGCCTCTTTACCAATGATGTATTATGAGATGTATGGGAGGACGCTGCAGGCGGAAGGGTATCTTACGGAGAGCCAGAGACATGGGAAGGCAGGTTATAGTCTAACAAAGCTCCTAGCTCGATTGAAGAACAGCATTCGTCTCATTGACAG GCCTCATGGGCAGCATTCAGTGATTTTGGCAGAAGACGTCCAAAAATACTTGGAGTATGCTGGTGAGAGAAACGATCCTGGTGGAATCGTTGCTGGTTCTAGACAGATCTATCTTACCTTTCCAGCTGAGAGTACCTTTACAGAGCAAGATGTCTCTAACTATTTTAG CAACTTTGGGCCTGTTCAAGATGTTAGGATTCCATGCCAACAGAAGAGGATGTTTGGATTTGTGACTTTTGTTTTTGCAGAGACTGTTAAGAAAATATTAGCAAAGGGGAATCCTCATCATGTCTGCGGGGCTCGTGTTCTTGTGAAACCCTACAGGGAAAAATCAAGGCTTATTGACAG GAAGTACAGCGAGAAAATGCAGCACCCTATCTATCACAGCCATCACTTTATGGATGGAGATTCCGAGCTTCACTCAG CGCGGAGAGTTTGTGATAATTCAAAATCACTCAGGAAGCAGCTCATGGAGGAACATGAGCAGGAAGTTGAACTTGAGAGAAGGCGTCTCTCAGAGTTTCATTTTGCTCCTAAACCCTTGAATCGTCACTCTTTCCTCGGCCACTCTATGGATGAGTTGAAGCTCTCAGGAG AACAAGCAGAGTTTTCGTCCGCGGAGCATTTCAATTACTGGTTTGATGTTTTGAATAATGGTTCCACAAGTGAGGAAAAGCATAGGCATACAAGGACCAGTTGCAGTGACCAGGATAG CAACCAAGGAGTTAATCTTCCTGAGAGCCCGTTTGCATCTGCAATAGGGAGTGGCATTTCGACAGTTATATAG